The window TTTTTATGCCGCTTGAAGGGGAGGCTGGCGAGAGACGACGGGTCTGAATCAGGCGCTTGCATCGGACTGAGTGCGGTGTTCGATCAGGGTGGTATGGATGGCGTCGAACTCCGCCGGGGGAAGCTGCCAGGCATCTTCCGGGCAGTCGATGCGGGGAACGCGGGAGGCGCGCCAGACTTCCGGTTCCGGGTCGAAGGTCATCAGATGGACGGGGGCGTGGTAGGGCGGGTCGATGGTGAGAACCCAGCCCAGAGTGAGGTCTTCAGGGGACTCCCAGCGGTTGAGCTCGACACGGCGAAGCTCGGCGATAGGCCAGGAGGTGCGGTCGAGGATCAGGCGCGCGTTCGTCGCGCGAAGATCGGCTTCCTCTTCAACTTCGCCGCGGGCGATGATTCGGAAGCGAGCGCCGTGCCACATGGGTCGCCATGCGCGAACCAGGGGGAGAATCCCCAACAGACCCAGGGCGGCGAAGGCGGCAGGTTGGGCCCAGGGGTGAACCCGAAGGGGGTTCTGTGTGATGTCGAAGAGGGAGAGGATGCAAAGGATGGCCAGCCCTCCGATGAAGACGCCGGGAGGCCCCAGAGTGGCGGCGATTTCTCCGCCTGTGAGGATTTGCCAGCCTTCGCGGATGCGGTAGCAGCGCACGCGAACCCGATCTTCGGGGGGCCGACTGGGGGCGGCGGAGTCATCGAAGATCGAGGGGGCATCCTCGTCGGGTTCGTTGGCTTCTGGAGCTTCTGGTGAGAGCGTCGCGTCGTCGAGTGGCGAGCGGGATCCGTGCTCGTCATCGGGAGCATCCTCCGCAGCGTGGTACTCGCCGATTGTGGCCAACGCGTCGTCGGTGGACACCGTCGAGGCGGGGGCGGTCTCCGGGGCGTCCAGGGATTCGGGAGCTTCCGGCGGGACCTCATCGACGGCGGTCGGTGTGGTGTGGTCGACGGGCTTTGCTTCGCTGTCCCGAGTGAGCAGTTGGGTGACGACCTCGTCGGTCATCGGGGCGGTGGGGCCGGGGAGGTCGATCTCGTTCTCGTTCTCGTGCTCGTACTCGATCTCGATCTCGTTCTCGTTCTCGTTCTCGTTCTCGTTCTCGTTCTCGTTCTCGTTCTCGTGCTCGTACTCGATCTCGTGCTCGTGCTCGTGCTCGTACTCGTGCTCGTTCTCGTTCTCGTACTCGTGCTCGTACTCGTTCTCGTTCTCGTACTCGTTCTCGGCCTCGTTCTCGTACTCGTTCTCGGCCTCGTTCTCGTACTCGTACTCGTACTCGTTCTCGGCCTCGTGGTGGAACGCGTTCTCGAGCGCGTTTTGAGGCTCGGGGCGGGGGGGGCGGGCGTCTTCCCTGGCGGAGGGAGAGGAGGCGGTGTCGAGGAGGCCTCCACCGAGGAGGCCAGCACCGATGAGGCCTTCGCGGGCGCGGGCGCAGAGATCGTCGAGCTCGGTGAGACCTTCGAGGGTGGTATCGATGCCTTCGCGGTGCAGGATGAGAAGATCGTCCCAGACGCCTTGAAGTTCATTGACGCGTCGGCGTTGATCTTCCCAGAGTTCGGCGATCTCGGCCTGGGCGGCGCGTCCGCGGTCGAGGTCGCCTTCGGAGATCATGGATTCGAGGGCCTCGACGTCGGCCTCGCGACGACTCTCCAGATCGAAGACGATCGCTTCGAGGAGGCGCTCCAGGGCCTGCGGGCCGTCGTCGGCCAGGGCGCGCGCAGCCTGGCGAGCATCGTCGAGGAGGGCGTTGAGACGCGCGAGGTTCTCGGCGAGCTGCTCGGGGTCGTGGCTGGCGAGGTCGGAGTCCTGGTCTAAGAACCAGGTGTGAATGAAGTTCTCGATCTCGGCAGCGGTCACCGCGGTGGTGCGGGGGCCGATCAGAGTACCGGCGAGCGCTTCAGGGCTTTTGAGCTTAAAGGGGGCGCGGAGCTCGGCGACGGGTAATGCGAGCCACAGGGGGATATGCCGGCAGGTTCGGGAGAGGCGTCCCTCGAAGTCTTCGAGGGCGTCGGCCAGCTCGGCGCGGAGATCGTCGAGGTCGTCGTCGAGGCCCATGCGTGTGCGTCGCAGGATATCGAGGCGTCGGTGAGCGTCGTCGGTCAGTAGGGCCATGCCAGCGCGGGGAGAAAGAAGGTTGAAGGTGGGGCCGCCGTCGCGGTTGGCGGGAGTGTGCCACCAAGGTCAAAGCGCGCGCAAGGTGGCCTGCGCGCCGGGGTGTCAGAAGTAGTGGATGGAGACGATGAGGACCATCATGTTGGCGCAGGCGTGGAAGATGGTGGGAGCGATGATGGAGTCGGATCGCTCGCGCATCCAGCCGAAGATCAATGAGGGGAAGAAGACCGCAGCGCGGGAGGCGATGATGGCACCGCCCACCGGGACGAGGAGGTGACCCAGGGCGAAGAGGGCGCTGGTGAGCCAGTTGGCAAGCGAGAGGCCTGCGAATCGCCGGGGCTGGCCGTGAGCATCGCACAGGATCTGGCTGAGGCGGGTCTGCAGGTAGCCGCGGTAGAAGATCTCTTCGGGGAGAGCGACGAGAAGCAGGTGGGTCAGCGCCCAGAGCACAAGCCAGCCGAAGCCGCGCTTAAGGGGCAGGGGCTGGCCGGGGGCGACGCTCTCGGTGGCGGAGGTTATGGGGGCGTTGTCGAGGGAGAGTTCGATCGAGGAAAGGGTTTGCGGATGGGCGTGTGGGTCGAGGGGGGGCAGGGTGAAGCGGGTCAGCGGGGCGGTGGGGGTGAGCTCCCAGACGAGGCGCTCATCGTCGGTGGGCCGGGCCAGACCGGAACCGAGGGGCTGCCAGTGGATGGGCCGATCGGCGCGGGCGATCAGGGTGGGGGGCGGCGTGTCGTCGGTAAAGTCGGCGATTTCCAGGTGGAGGGCGCGGCGGTTCACCCAGACGCGGGCGCCGTCCTTCTGAAGTTCGGGGGGACGGCGCTCAAGCGAGGGAGACCACTGGCGCAGGTTGTGGATCGAGGGATGGAAGTCGCGCTCCAATGCCTGCCGCTCCCAGACGTGGTTGCCCAGGGCGAAGAGGGGAAAGACGAGGGCGCTGACGCCCAGACCAAAGAGAATCTGACGCGGGGGGATGCGATCGAGATCGATGCCGAAGTCGGCCGGCGATGCGCCGATGCGACGGATCGCAAGGTGGGCCAAACCAAAAAAGACGAGGCCGACGATGGCCACGAGGTTCTGCGAGAGCAGGGGCAGAAGGGGGCTTAAAAGACTCAGCGCGATGATCGTCAGAAGTGCCAGGCCAAAGACGCCCAGGGGCTCGCGCCAGTGAGGTGTTGAGGCAGGCTCAGTCATCGGAGTTAGCCCGTGGGGCGGGTGCCTTCAGCGTTATTTCGCGCAGGGCGCGCACGCTTCGGGTGAAGATGCGCGGGCCGTCGGTGCCTACCGCCAGCGCGCCGCGGGGAGCGAGTGCCGCCCGGGTGGCCAGACCTGTACGTGGGTCGAGGCTGGTGAGGAGGGGCGGGGCATCGCTGCGGCGCACCAGGACCAGCAGGGCGTCGTCGGTGGTGGCCAGAGAGGGGTTGTCGACGCCGACGGTCATTGTGATTCTTTGCGTCCCGTCGGTGGTGCTGAGGGCATGGAGGGTGTCGCCGATCTTGAAGACGAGAAGTTCGAGAGAGGGGAAGCTCTGGCCGGAGTTGGGTTGTGGTTTGTCGGGGAGCGTGAGCTGCCAGTCGATCTCCAGGGTCTCCAGGTTCCAGGCGC of the Lujinxingia sediminis genome contains:
- the mrtP gene encoding myxosortase MrtP, whose protein sequence is MTEPASTPHWREPLGVFGLALLTIIALSLLSPLLPLLSQNLVAIVGLVFFGLAHLAIRRIGASPADFGIDLDRIPPRQILFGLGVSALVFPLFALGNHVWERQALERDFHPSIHNLRQWSPSLERRPPELQKDGARVWVNRRALHLEIADFTDDTPPPTLIARADRPIHWQPLGSGLARPTDDERLVWELTPTAPLTRFTLPPLDPHAHPQTLSSIELSLDNAPITSATESVAPGQPLPLKRGFGWLVLWALTHLLLVALPEEIFYRGYLQTRLSQILCDAHGQPRRFAGLSLANWLTSALFALGHLLVPVGGAIIASRAAVFFPSLIFGWMRERSDSIIAPTIFHACANMMVLIVSIHYF